A region of Saimiri boliviensis isolate mSaiBol1 chromosome 10, mSaiBol1.pri, whole genome shotgun sequence DNA encodes the following proteins:
- the SMARCD3 gene encoding SWI/SNF-related matrix-associated actin-dependent regulator of chromatin subfamily D member 3 isoform X1, translated as MAADEVAGGARKATKSKLFEFLVHGVRPGMPSGARMPHQGAPMGPPGSPYMGSPAVRPGLAPAGMEPARKRAAPPPGQSQAQSQGQPVPTAPARSRSAKRRKMADKILPQRIRELVPESQAYMDLLAFERKLDQTIMRKRVDIQEALKRPMKQKRKLRLYISNTFNPAKPDAEDSDGSIASWELRVEGKLLDDPSKQKRKFSSFFKSLVIELDKDLYGPDNHLVEWHRTPTTQETDGFQVKRPGDLSVRCTLLLMLDYQPPQFKLDPRLARLLGLHTQSRSAIVQALWQYVKTNRLQDSHDKEYINGDKYFQQIFDCPRLKFSEIPQRLTALLLPPDPIVINHVISVDPSDQKKTACYDIDVEVEEPLKGQMSSFLLSTANQQEISALDSKIHETIESINQLKIQRDFMLSFSRDPKGYVQDLLRSQSRDLKVMTDIAGNPEEERRAEFYHQPWSQEAVSRYFYCKIQQRRQELEQSLVVRNT; from the exons cGCCCCGGGATGCCGTCTGGAGCCCGGATGCCCCACCAGGGGGCGCCCATGGGCCCCCCGGGCTCCCCGTACATGGGCAGCCCCGCCGTGCGACCCGGCCTGGCCCCCGCGGGCATGGAGCCCGCCCGCAAGCGAGCAGCGCCCCCGCCCGGGcagagccaggcacagagccAGGGCCAGCCAGTGCCCACCGCCCCCGCGCGGAGCCGCAG tgCCAAGAGGAGGAAGATGGCTGACAAAATCCTCCCTCAAAGG ATTCGGGAGCTGGTCCCTGAGTCCCAGGCTTACATGGACCTCTTAGCGTTTGAGAGGAAACTGGATCAAACCATCATGAGGAAGCGGGTGGACATCCAGGAGGCTCTGAAGAGGCCCATGAAG CAAAAGCGGAAGCTGCGTCTTTATATCTCCAACACTTTTAACCCTGCGAAGCCTGATGCTGAGGATTCTGACGGCAGCATTGCCTCCTGGGAGCTGCGGGTAGAAGGGAAGCTCCTGGATGAT CCCAGCAAACAGAAGCGGAagttctcttctttcttcaagAGTTTGGTTATCGAGCTGGACAAAGATCTTTATGGCCCTGACAACCATCTCGTTGAG TGGCATCGGACACCCACGACCCAGGAGACAGACGGCTTCCAGGTGAAACGGCCCGGGGACCTGAGTGTGCGCTGCACGCTGCTCCTCATGCTGGACTACCAG CCTCCCCAGTTCAAACTGGATCCCCGCCTAGCACGGCTGCTGGGGTTGCACACACAGAGCCGCTCAGCCATCGTCCAGGCCCTGTGGCAGTATGTGAAGACCAACAGGCTGCAGGACTCCCATGATAAGGAATACATCAATGGGGACAAGTATTTCCAGCAG ATTTTTGATTGTCCCCGGCTGAAGTTTTCTGAGATTCCCCAGCGCCTCACAGCCCTGCTACTGCCCCCGGACCCAATTGTCATCAACCATGTCATCAG CGTGGACCCTTCAGACCAGAAGAAGACAGCATGCTATGACATTGACGTGGAGGTGGAGGAGCCATTAAAGGGGCAGATGAGCAGCTTCCTCCTGTCCACAGCCAACCAGCAGGAGATCAGTGCTCTGGACAGTAAG ATCCATGAGACGATTGAGTCCATAAATCAGCTCAAGATCCAGAGGGACTTCATGCTAAGCTTCTCCAGAGACCCCAAAGGCTATGTCCAAGACCTGCTCCGCTCCCAGAGCCGGGACCTCAAG GTGATGACAGATATAGCTGGCAACCCCGAAGAGGAGCGCCGGGCTGAGTTCTACCATCAGCCCTGGTCACAGGAGGCTGTCAGTCGCTACTTCTACTGCAAG ATCCAGCAGCGCAGGCAGGAGCTGGAGCAGTCGCTGGTTGTGCGCAACACCTAG
- the SMARCD3 gene encoding SWI/SNF-related matrix-associated actin-dependent regulator of chromatin subfamily D member 3 isoform X2: MTPGLQHPPTSVQRPGMPSGARMPHQGAPMGPPGSPYMGSPAVRPGLAPAGMEPARKRAAPPPGQSQAQSQGQPVPTAPARSRSAKRRKMADKILPQRIRELVPESQAYMDLLAFERKLDQTIMRKRVDIQEALKRPMKQKRKLRLYISNTFNPAKPDAEDSDGSIASWELRVEGKLLDDPSKQKRKFSSFFKSLVIELDKDLYGPDNHLVEWHRTPTTQETDGFQVKRPGDLSVRCTLLLMLDYQPPQFKLDPRLARLLGLHTQSRSAIVQALWQYVKTNRLQDSHDKEYINGDKYFQQIFDCPRLKFSEIPQRLTALLLPPDPIVINHVISVDPSDQKKTACYDIDVEVEEPLKGQMSSFLLSTANQQEISALDSKIHETIESINQLKIQRDFMLSFSRDPKGYVQDLLRSQSRDLKVMTDIAGNPEEERRAEFYHQPWSQEAVSRYFYCKIQQRRQELEQSLVVRNT; the protein is encoded by the exons cGCCCCGGGATGCCGTCTGGAGCCCGGATGCCCCACCAGGGGGCGCCCATGGGCCCCCCGGGCTCCCCGTACATGGGCAGCCCCGCCGTGCGACCCGGCCTGGCCCCCGCGGGCATGGAGCCCGCCCGCAAGCGAGCAGCGCCCCCGCCCGGGcagagccaggcacagagccAGGGCCAGCCAGTGCCCACCGCCCCCGCGCGGAGCCGCAG tgCCAAGAGGAGGAAGATGGCTGACAAAATCCTCCCTCAAAGG ATTCGGGAGCTGGTCCCTGAGTCCCAGGCTTACATGGACCTCTTAGCGTTTGAGAGGAAACTGGATCAAACCATCATGAGGAAGCGGGTGGACATCCAGGAGGCTCTGAAGAGGCCCATGAAG CAAAAGCGGAAGCTGCGTCTTTATATCTCCAACACTTTTAACCCTGCGAAGCCTGATGCTGAGGATTCTGACGGCAGCATTGCCTCCTGGGAGCTGCGGGTAGAAGGGAAGCTCCTGGATGAT CCCAGCAAACAGAAGCGGAagttctcttctttcttcaagAGTTTGGTTATCGAGCTGGACAAAGATCTTTATGGCCCTGACAACCATCTCGTTGAG TGGCATCGGACACCCACGACCCAGGAGACAGACGGCTTCCAGGTGAAACGGCCCGGGGACCTGAGTGTGCGCTGCACGCTGCTCCTCATGCTGGACTACCAG CCTCCCCAGTTCAAACTGGATCCCCGCCTAGCACGGCTGCTGGGGTTGCACACACAGAGCCGCTCAGCCATCGTCCAGGCCCTGTGGCAGTATGTGAAGACCAACAGGCTGCAGGACTCCCATGATAAGGAATACATCAATGGGGACAAGTATTTCCAGCAG ATTTTTGATTGTCCCCGGCTGAAGTTTTCTGAGATTCCCCAGCGCCTCACAGCCCTGCTACTGCCCCCGGACCCAATTGTCATCAACCATGTCATCAG CGTGGACCCTTCAGACCAGAAGAAGACAGCATGCTATGACATTGACGTGGAGGTGGAGGAGCCATTAAAGGGGCAGATGAGCAGCTTCCTCCTGTCCACAGCCAACCAGCAGGAGATCAGTGCTCTGGACAGTAAG ATCCATGAGACGATTGAGTCCATAAATCAGCTCAAGATCCAGAGGGACTTCATGCTAAGCTTCTCCAGAGACCCCAAAGGCTATGTCCAAGACCTGCTCCGCTCCCAGAGCCGGGACCTCAAG GTGATGACAGATATAGCTGGCAACCCCGAAGAGGAGCGCCGGGCTGAGTTCTACCATCAGCCCTGGTCACAGGAGGCTGTCAGTCGCTACTTCTACTGCAAG ATCCAGCAGCGCAGGCAGGAGCTGGAGCAGTCGCTGGTTGTGCGCAACACCTAG
- the CHPF2 gene encoding chondroitin sulfate glucuronyltransferase, producing MAGSTTMRLSSLLALLRPALPLILGLSLGCSLSLLRVSWIQGEGEDPCVEAVGERGGPQNPDSRARLDQTDEDFKPRIVPYYRDPNKPYKKVLRTRYIQTELGSRERLLVAVLTSRATLSTLAVAVNRTVAHHFPRLLYFTGQRGARAPAGMHVVSHGDERPAWLMSETLRHLHTHFGADYDWFFIMQDDTYVQAPRLAALAGHLSINQDLYLGRAEEFIGAGEQARYCHGGFGYLLSRSLLLRLRPHLDGCRGDILSARPDEWLGRCLIDSLGVGCVSQHQGQQYRSFELAKNRDPEKEGSSAFLSAFAVHPVSEGTLMYRLHKRFSALELERAYSEIEQLQAQIRNLTVLTPEGEAGLSWPIGLPAPFTPHSRFEVLGWDYFTEQHTFSCADGAPKCPLQGASRADVGDALETALEQLNRRYQPRLRFQKQRLLNGYRRFDPARGMEYTLDLLLECVTQRGHRRALARRVSLLRPLSRVEILPMPYVTEATRVQLVLPLLVAEAAAAPAFLEAFAANVLEPREHALLTLLLVYGPREGGRGAPDPFLGVKAAAAELERRYPGTRLAWLAVRAEAPSQVRLMDVVSKKHPVDTLFFLTTVWTRPGPEVLNRCRMNAISGWQAFFPVHFQEFNPALSPQRSPPGPLGAGPDPPSPPGADPSRGAPTGGRFDRQASAEGCFYNADYLAARARLAGELAGQEEEEALEGLEVMDVFLRFSGLHLFRAVEPGLVQKFSLRDCSPRLSEELYHRCRLSNLEGLGGRAQLAMALFEQEQANST from the exons ATGGCAGGGTCTACCACCATGCGACTGAGCTCCCTGTTGGCCCTGCTGCGGCCAGCGCTTCCCCTCATCCTAGGGCTGTCTCTGGGGTGCAGCTTGAGTCTCCTGCGGGTTTCCTGGATCCAAGGGGAGGGAGAAGATCCCTGTGTGGAGGCTGTAGGGGAGCGGGGAGGGCCACAGAATCCAGATTCAAGAGCTCGGCTAGACCAAACTGATGAAGACTTCAAACCCCGGATTGTCCCCTACTATAGGGACCCCAACAAGCCCTACAAGAAGGTGCTCAG GACTCGGTACATCCAGACAGAGCTGGGCTCCCGTGAGCGGTTGCTGGTGGCTGTCCTGACCTCTCGAGCCACACTGTCCACTTTGGCTGTCGCTGTGAACCGTACAGTGGCCCATCACTTCCCTCGATTACTCTACTTCACTGGGCAGCGGGGAGCCCGGGCTCCGGCAGGGATGCACGTGGTGTCTCATGGGGATGAGCGGCCAGCCTGGCTCATGTCAGAGACCCTGCGTCACCTTCACACACACTTTGGGGCTGACTACGACTGGTTCTTCATCATGCAAGATGACACATATGTGCAGGCCCCCCGCCTGGCAGCCCTTGCTGGCCACCTCAGCATCAACCAAGACCTGTACTTGGGCCGGGCGGAGGAGTTCATTGGTGCAGGCGAGCAGGCCCGATACTGTCATGGGGGCTTTGGCTACCTGTTGTCACGGAGTCTCCTGCTTCGTCTGCGGCCACATCTGGATGGCTGCCGAGGAGACATTCTCAGTGCCCGTCCTGATGAGTGGCTTGGACGCTGCCTCATTGACTCTCTGGGCGTCGGCTGTGTCTCACAGCACCAG GGGCAGCAGTATCGCTCATTTGAACTGGCCAAAAATAGGGACCCTGAGAAGGAAGGGAGCTCGGCCTTCCTGAGTGCCTTCGCCGTGCACCCTGTCTCCGAAGGTACCCTCATGTACCGACTCCACAAACGCTTCAGCGCTCTGGAGTTGGAGCGGGCTTACAGTGAAATAGAACAACTGCAG GCTCAGATCCGGAACCTGACGGTGCTGACCCCCGAAGGGGAGGCAGGGCTGAGCTGGCCCATTGGGCTCCCTGCTCCTTTCACACCACACTCTCGCTTTGAGGTGCTGGGCTGGGACTACTTCACAGAGCAGCACACCTTCTCCTGTGCAGATGGGGCTCCGAAGTGCCCACTACAGGGGGCCAGCAGGGCAGACGTAGGTGATGCGTTGGAGACTGCCCTGGAGCAGCTCAATCGGCGCTATCAGCCCCGTCTGCGCTTCCAAAAGCAGCGGCTGCTCAACGGCTACCGGCGCTTCGACCCGGCACGGGGCATGGAGTATACCCTGGACCTACTGTTGGAATGTGTGACTCAGCGTGGGCACCGGCGGGCCCTGGCCCGCAGGGTCAGCCTGCTGCGGCCACTGAGCCGGGTGGAAATCCTCCCCATGCCCTATGTCACTGAGGCCACCCGAGTGCAGCTGGTACTACCACTCCTGGTGGCTGAAGCTGCTGCAGCCCCGGCTTTCCTTGAGGCCTTTGCAGCCAATGTCCTGGAGCCACGGGAACATGCACTGCTCACCCTGTTGCTGGTCTACGGGCCACGAGAAGGTGGCCGTGGAGCTCCAGACCCATTTCTTGGTGTGAAGGCTGCAGCAGCTGAGTTAGAGCGACGGTACCCTGGGACAAGGCTGGCCTGGCTCGCTGTGCGAGCAGAGGCCCCTTCCCAGGTGCGACTCATGGACGTAGTCTCGAAGAAGCACCCCGTGGACACTCTCTTCTTCCTCACCACTGTGTGGACCAGGCCTGGGCCCGAAGTACTCAACCGCTGTCGCATGAATGCCATCTCTGGCTGGCAGGCCTTCTTCCCAGTCCATTTCCAGGAGTTCAATCCTGCCCTGTCGCCACAGAGATCACCCCCAGGGCCCCTGGGGGCTGGCCCTGaccccccctcccctcctggcGCTGACCCCTCCCGGGGGGCTCCTACAGGGGGCAGATTTGACCGGCAGGCTTCTGCGGAGGGCTGCTTCTACAACGCTGACTACCTGGCGGCCCGAGCCAGGCTGGCAGGTGAACTGGCAggccaggaagaggaggaagcccTGGAGGGGCTGGAGGTGATGGATGTTTTCCTCCGGTTCTCAGGGCTCCACCTCTTTCGAGCCGTAGAGCCAGGGCTGGTGCAGAAGTTCTCCCTGCGGGACTGCAGCCCACGGCTCAGCGAGGAACTCTACCACCGCTGCCGCCTCAGCAacctggaggggctggggggcCGTGCCCAGCTGGCCATGGCTCTCTTTGAGCAGGAGCAGGCCAATAGCACTTAG
- the SMARCD3 gene encoding SWI/SNF-related matrix-associated actin-dependent regulator of chromatin subfamily D member 3 isoform X3: MADKILPQRIRELVPESQAYMDLLAFERKLDQTIMRKRVDIQEALKRPMKQKRKLRLYISNTFNPAKPDAEDSDGSIASWELRVEGKLLDDPSKQKRKFSSFFKSLVIELDKDLYGPDNHLVEWHRTPTTQETDGFQVKRPGDLSVRCTLLLMLDYQPPQFKLDPRLARLLGLHTQSRSAIVQALWQYVKTNRLQDSHDKEYINGDKYFQQIFDCPRLKFSEIPQRLTALLLPPDPIVINHVISVDPSDQKKTACYDIDVEVEEPLKGQMSSFLLSTANQQEISALDSKIHETIESINQLKIQRDFMLSFSRDPKGYVQDLLRSQSRDLKVMTDIAGNPEEERRAEFYHQPWSQEAVSRYFYCKIQQRRQELEQSLVVRNT, encoded by the exons ATGGCTGACAAAATCCTCCCTCAAAGG ATTCGGGAGCTGGTCCCTGAGTCCCAGGCTTACATGGACCTCTTAGCGTTTGAGAGGAAACTGGATCAAACCATCATGAGGAAGCGGGTGGACATCCAGGAGGCTCTGAAGAGGCCCATGAAG CAAAAGCGGAAGCTGCGTCTTTATATCTCCAACACTTTTAACCCTGCGAAGCCTGATGCTGAGGATTCTGACGGCAGCATTGCCTCCTGGGAGCTGCGGGTAGAAGGGAAGCTCCTGGATGAT CCCAGCAAACAGAAGCGGAagttctcttctttcttcaagAGTTTGGTTATCGAGCTGGACAAAGATCTTTATGGCCCTGACAACCATCTCGTTGAG TGGCATCGGACACCCACGACCCAGGAGACAGACGGCTTCCAGGTGAAACGGCCCGGGGACCTGAGTGTGCGCTGCACGCTGCTCCTCATGCTGGACTACCAG CCTCCCCAGTTCAAACTGGATCCCCGCCTAGCACGGCTGCTGGGGTTGCACACACAGAGCCGCTCAGCCATCGTCCAGGCCCTGTGGCAGTATGTGAAGACCAACAGGCTGCAGGACTCCCATGATAAGGAATACATCAATGGGGACAAGTATTTCCAGCAG ATTTTTGATTGTCCCCGGCTGAAGTTTTCTGAGATTCCCCAGCGCCTCACAGCCCTGCTACTGCCCCCGGACCCAATTGTCATCAACCATGTCATCAG CGTGGACCCTTCAGACCAGAAGAAGACAGCATGCTATGACATTGACGTGGAGGTGGAGGAGCCATTAAAGGGGCAGATGAGCAGCTTCCTCCTGTCCACAGCCAACCAGCAGGAGATCAGTGCTCTGGACAGTAAG ATCCATGAGACGATTGAGTCCATAAATCAGCTCAAGATCCAGAGGGACTTCATGCTAAGCTTCTCCAGAGACCCCAAAGGCTATGTCCAAGACCTGCTCCGCTCCCAGAGCCGGGACCTCAAG GTGATGACAGATATAGCTGGCAACCCCGAAGAGGAGCGCCGGGCTGAGTTCTACCATCAGCCCTGGTCACAGGAGGCTGTCAGTCGCTACTTCTACTGCAAG ATCCAGCAGCGCAGGCAGGAGCTGGAGCAGTCGCTGGTTGTGCGCAACACCTAG